Proteins encoded within one genomic window of Candidatus Zixiibacteriota bacterium:
- a CDS encoding GAF domain-containing protein has protein sequence MSNQKQDKIIIVDDEQRMCESLSALLTGDGYEVESYREAPGAAEAIRRGKVDLVITDIKMPQMSGLDLLKVVKEVDEEIPVILMTGYASLDSAVEAVTTGAYDYLMKPIEFTYLEMAVKRALDKRRSAIERRQLLERLKIATLLQERRISELNALYEAGKSIGSTANLGELLRQLVALASSVTEARVGSIMLMNEDEQTLSIAAAIGLEENVVQSARVPVGESIAGYVAKTGEPLMIADVEKDERFKRTNKDKYGQASLLCAPLVIKNKIIGVINMANKEGGQNFTDNDLKLLTTFAAQAAVAVDDANQFDKNRRRLIEFEILNEISSELSTIESVNRFRTVLVEKLRRVFPIDWSLWFDWDESSSCLILDGASGVDEIPLTESGGIDLGKIMRDKLSLAGIDPESYDYKSVAQMTRLVSPLLADGEIFPNPGAAFMAVPIVKYGELAHLFCLGAEGDKPFNFEDISLARLVISQAAVLFERETSMLNATRLLTMGKMISEISHDLRRPLTTIKGGLQVLHQKWPDMLEADFMKVIEDEIFRANELVRELVDFSNPNKYATEKVDLRRLVIRASELIGPDLRKRDIQFSHDFEDANWEQIINKNQIMEVFLNLFMNSLDAMPDGGFLSVEGLVETPHHKKEPYLAIKVIDTGCGIKKEHLAKIFDRYYTSKDTGTGLGLAVVERIMSAHSGTLAVSSEEGKGTIFTLYFPLPAS, from the coding sequence ATGAGTAACCAAAAGCAAGACAAGATAATCATAGTCGACGACGAGCAACGGATGTGCGAGTCGTTGAGCGCTTTGCTAACCGGTGACGGCTACGAGGTGGAGTCATACCGCGAAGCCCCCGGAGCGGCGGAGGCGATCCGACGGGGCAAAGTTGACCTGGTGATCACCGATATAAAAATGCCGCAGATGAGCGGTCTGGATCTGCTCAAGGTGGTCAAGGAAGTCGATGAGGAGATTCCGGTAATACTGATGACCGGCTATGCCTCGTTGGACTCAGCGGTTGAGGCGGTTACTACCGGTGCCTATGATTATCTGATGAAGCCGATCGAGTTCACTTATCTCGAAATGGCGGTAAAGAGAGCACTGGACAAACGACGTTCGGCCATCGAGCGCCGACAGCTACTCGAACGTCTTAAAATAGCGACTTTGCTCCAGGAACGTCGGATCAGCGAACTCAACGCGCTTTACGAAGCGGGCAAGTCGATTGGTTCGACCGCCAACCTGGGAGAATTGCTGCGGCAGTTGGTGGCGCTGGCTTCATCGGTAACCGAAGCGCGCGTGGGTTCGATTATGCTGATGAATGAGGATGAACAGACGCTGTCCATCGCCGCCGCAATCGGTCTCGAAGAAAACGTGGTGCAGTCTGCCCGGGTGCCGGTAGGGGAGTCGATTGCGGGTTATGTGGCCAAAACCGGCGAGCCGCTCATGATCGCTGATGTCGAGAAAGATGAGCGGTTCAAACGAACCAATAAAGATAAATACGGGCAGGCCTCGCTGCTTTGTGCGCCGCTGGTGATCAAGAACAAAATTATCGGTGTGATCAATATGGCCAACAAGGAAGGCGGCCAGAATTTCACCGACAACGACCTGAAGCTTCTGACCACTTTCGCCGCTCAGGCGGCGGTGGCGGTCGATGACGCCAACCAGTTCGATAAAAACCGTCGTCGCCTGATCGAATTCGAAATCCTTAACGAAATCTCCAGCGAGTTATCCACGATCGAGTCGGTCAATCGCTTCCGCACCGTTCTGGTGGAGAAACTCAGGCGTGTTTTCCCGATTGACTGGTCGCTTTGGTTTGACTGGGACGAGAGCTCTTCCTGTTTGATCCTCGATGGGGCATCAGGGGTAGACGAAATCCCACTCACGGAGTCGGGCGGAATTGACCTTGGGAAGATAATGCGCGACAAGCTGTCGCTGGCCGGTATCGATCCCGAATCGTACGACTACAAATCGGTGGCCCAGATGACACGACTGGTCTCCCCCTTGCTGGCCGATGGGGAGATATTCCCCAATCCGGGGGCTGCATTCATGGCGGTGCCGATCGTTAAATACGGTGAGTTGGCGCACTTATTCTGTCTGGGGGCGGAAGGCGACAAGCCGTTCAATTTCGAGGATATATCCCTGGCCCGACTGGTGATATCGCAGGCAGCGGTGCTGTTCGAGCGGGAAACTTCCATGCTTAACGCCACTCGCCTGTTGACCATGGGTAAGATGATCTCCGAGATCTCTCATGATTTGAGGCGCCCGTTGACCACGATCAAGGGAGGTCTTCAGGTCCTTCACCAGAAATGGCCCGATATGCTGGAAGCCGATTTCATGAAAGTCATCGAGGATGAGATATTCAGAGCCAACGAACTGGTGCGGGAACTGGTCGATTTCTCCAATCCGAATAAGTATGCGACTGAAAAAGTCGATTTAAGGCGGTTGGTGATTCGAGCTTCGGAATTAATCGGGCCGGATCTGCGCAAGCGCGACATTCAGTTCAGTCATGATTTTGAGGATGCCAATTGGGAACAGATCATAAATAAGAATCAGATCATGGAAGTGTTCCTGAATTTGTTCATGAACTCGCTCGATGCTATGCCGGACGGAGGATTCCTTTCGGTCGAAGGTTTGGTGGAAACACCACATCATAAGAAAGAACCGTATCTGGCGATCAAGGTTATTGACACCGGTTGCGGAATCAAGAAAGAGCACCTGGCAAAGATATTCGACCGCTATTACACCTCCAAAGACACCGGCACCGGTCTTGGTCTGGCGGTAGTCGAGCGAATCATGTCGGCCCATAGCGGTACTTTAGCTGTCAGTTCGGAGGAAGGGAAAGGAACGATTTTCACGCTTTATTTCCCGCTCCCTGCATCCTGA
- a CDS encoding response regulator: MSEQGDGIKILWVDDEIDSLKAHLLFLKKKGFAVDTAVSGDDALEMVDKQQYDLVLLDEMMPGKDGLETLEEIKEKLPHLPVVMVTKSEEETLMEDAIGQKIDDYLVKPVNPSQILLLVKRLLQSRKIITGSSMKRYIQEIRRFGEKLYGRMVPEDWYEGARILANWNLELDENPGSGLAETLEGTRGEWNIEFTKYIENNYLNWLNRDERPMMSPDITGNNIVPLLKRQQKVLFIVVDCMRLDQWMMIEPLLANYFNIKRDYYYSILPTATPFARNALFAGMFPDRIHEIYPDNYNAQEEGSLNRNEEQFLADNLARNGVRLDNKLRYIKIYNNTEGEALQKRVADFYDSSLVTFVFNFLDILAHKRSTNVILKEIAGTDAAFRSLMRSWFVHSPLFAILKAFAARDFTVVVTSDHGSVLCRRGTMAHGKRSTSTNLRYKYGDNLKSDPKESILVKDPRKWRLPMITLATTYIIAKEDYYFVYPNNYNEMVRQFQNSFQHGGISLEEMIVPLAVLTPK; encoded by the coding sequence ATGAGTGAACAGGGTGACGGCATAAAGATTCTCTGGGTTGATGATGAAATTGATTCTTTGAAAGCGCATCTGCTGTTTTTGAAGAAAAAAGGGTTCGCCGTAGACACCGCAGTATCCGGCGACGACGCGCTTGAGATGGTTGACAAGCAGCAGTATGATCTGGTCCTGCTCGACGAAATGATGCCGGGTAAAGATGGCCTGGAAACGCTGGAAGAGATCAAAGAGAAACTGCCGCACCTGCCGGTGGTAATGGTGACCAAGTCCGAAGAAGAGACACTGATGGAGGATGCGATCGGTCAGAAGATCGACGATTATCTGGTCAAGCCGGTCAATCCCTCGCAGATTTTGTTGTTGGTTAAAAGGCTCCTGCAATCGCGGAAGATCATAACGGGGTCTTCGATGAAACGGTATATCCAGGAAATCAGAAGATTCGGCGAGAAACTCTACGGTCGCATGGTACCCGAGGACTGGTATGAGGGAGCCCGTATTCTGGCCAACTGGAACCTGGAGCTGGATGAAAATCCGGGCAGTGGTCTGGCTGAAACGCTTGAGGGAACACGCGGCGAATGGAATATCGAATTCACCAAATATATTGAGAACAACTATCTCAACTGGCTGAATCGGGACGAACGTCCCATGATGTCTCCGGACATCACCGGAAATAACATCGTACCGTTGTTGAAACGTCAGCAGAAAGTCCTTTTTATCGTTGTGGACTGTATGCGTCTCGATCAATGGATGATGATCGAGCCGTTATTGGCGAACTATTTCAACATCAAGCGTGATTATTATTATTCGATTCTTCCCACCGCAACTCCGTTCGCTCGCAATGCGCTCTTTGCCGGCATGTTTCCAGACCGCATTCATGAAATCTATCCGGATAACTATAATGCCCAGGAAGAGGGTTCGCTCAACCGCAACGAAGAGCAGTTTCTGGCCGATAATCTCGCCCGCAACGGAGTACGTCTGGACAACAAGCTGCGCTATATCAAGATATACAACAACACCGAAGGCGAAGCGCTCCAAAAAAGGGTGGCCGATTTCTATGACAGTTCACTCGTTACGTTTGTATTCAATTTTCTGGATATTTTAGCGCACAAGCGTTCGACCAACGTGATTCTGAAGGAGATCGCCGGGACCGATGCTGCGTTCCGGTCGCTCATGCGGAGTTGGTTCGTACACTCGCCGTTGTTTGCGATTCTGAAGGCTTTTGCCGCACGGGATTTCACGGTGGTGGTGACTTCGGACCACGGTTCGGTGTTGTGTCGTCGCGGTACTATGGCCCACGGCAAGAGGTCGACTTCAACCAATCTGCGCTATAAGTACGGTGATAACCTCAAGTCGGATCCAAAAGAGTCAATCCTTGTCAAGGACCCGCGTAAATGGCGTTTACCTATGATCACCCTGGCAACGACCTATATAATTGCCAAGGAAGATTATTATTTCGTCTATCCGAACAATTATAACGAGATGGTCCGGCAGTTCCAGAACTCCTTCCAGCACGGGGGAATATCGCTGGAAGAGATGATTGTGCCGCTGGCTGTCCTGACTCCAAAGTGA
- the rimI gene encoding ribosomal protein S18-alanine N-acetyltransferase, translating into MTVDNITGDLQIVIRPMQEADLDDVVALESIIFKDPWSRQSFQEVLSESNWNTIVSLHGTELVGYACWLKVDIESHLANIAVAESYRRKSVAKRLFDHILRDVTEADCEYLLLEVRTSNISAIAFYKKHGFELMYRRPNYYRYPVEDALVLVRYLNQDENEN; encoded by the coding sequence TTGACCGTCGACAACATAACGGGTGATCTGCAGATAGTTATCCGCCCCATGCAGGAAGCTGATCTGGATGATGTGGTCGCCCTTGAAAGTATAATCTTTAAGGACCCCTGGTCGAGGCAGTCGTTTCAGGAGGTCCTGAGTGAAAGTAATTGGAACACAATCGTTTCACTTCACGGAACAGAGCTTGTAGGATATGCCTGTTGGCTCAAAGTCGATATCGAGAGCCATTTGGCCAACATAGCGGTCGCGGAGTCATATCGTAGAAAATCGGTTGCTAAAAGGCTCTTCGACCATATTTTACGAGACGTAACGGAAGCGGACTGCGAGTATTTGTTGCTCGAGGTCCGCACTTCCAATATCAGTGCTATAGCTTTTTATAAAAAGCACGGTTTTGAATTGATGTACCGGCGGCCTAATTATTATCGCTATCCGGTTGAAGATGCCCTTGTGCTGGTTCGTTATCTGAACCAGGACGAAAACGAAAACTGA
- the tsaB gene encoding tRNA (adenosine(37)-N6)-threonylcarbamoyltransferase complex dimerization subunit type 1 TsaB yields the protein MIDFSLANVLAIDTSSHLLRLALQFGGDRLVKSEEDAGQSHGQMLIRKIQNLLESANLQPSDLQALVVATGPGSFTGLRIGIAVAKGMAVAQNLPVAGVSLLDVAEAKLARLDDSLNLLIPFKRDEFFITKPLSGCFNPGRVGTIAVEKIPALIRNEPTAVVGLDPSRVAAYENSPLQVVAFDAADLLHIGVARLLKSGGDDLETLEPLYIQKSQAEIRFDRRQHNG from the coding sequence ATGATCGATTTTAGTCTCGCTAACGTGCTGGCTATTGATACTTCCTCGCATTTGTTACGCCTGGCCTTGCAGTTCGGCGGCGACCGGCTGGTAAAATCAGAGGAAGATGCCGGACAATCGCACGGTCAGATGTTGATTCGCAAGATCCAAAACTTGTTGGAATCGGCCAATCTCCAACCGTCCGATTTGCAGGCCCTGGTGGTGGCAACGGGGCCGGGATCGTTCACGGGACTTCGCATTGGAATCGCTGTAGCCAAAGGTATGGCCGTAGCTCAAAATCTTCCGGTGGCGGGAGTGAGTTTGCTGGATGTGGCCGAGGCTAAACTGGCGCGACTTGACGACTCGCTGAATCTGCTGATTCCTTTCAAGCGAGATGAATTTTTCATAACCAAACCGCTTTCAGGCTGTTTCAATCCCGGCCGTGTCGGAACAATAGCTGTCGAGAAAATCCCGGCGCTAATCCGGAACGAACCAACCGCGGTAGTCGGGCTGGACCCCTCGCGTGTCGCTGCGTATGAAAACAGCCCGTTGCAGGTGGTTGCTTTCGATGCCGCTGATTTACTTCATATCGGAGTGGCGCGTCTGCTGAAATCCGGCGGAGATGATCTGGAAACTTTGGAACCGCTCTATATTCAAAAATCTCAGGCGGAGATTCGTTTTGACCGTCGACAACATAACGGGTGA
- a CDS encoding sigma-54 dependent transcriptional regulator, with amino-acid sequence MKILVIDDDPKVSWILSEGLSNKYEFVSARDGMEGIQMVSTEKPDLILLDIKMPGMSGLEVLERLNKAESRPDVIMVSGHGDTQYVVDSIKLGAAEFINKPFDVQEIEIHINGVLERCSLKKEVRELRTELESRADAYSGFVGDSQPMLKVKQIIEQVADSELTVLIRGESGTGKEIAARSLHQLSSRSSRPFVKVNCAAIPRDLLEAELFGYEKGAFTGAHKTKQGRFEVADKGTIFLDEIGDMPMELQSKLLQVLEQQEFVRVGGIQNIHVDVRIICATNRNLEVGIQQQSFRDDLFYRLNEITLLLPPLRNRVDDIPLLVNYFLTKYNELYSKDFTRLGDAVTAQLRGFNWPGNVRQLENMIKQVVVRGDESIIGDLIASAGKQPLPDLNTMHQQIAVTGIEDPSMDVGSAAEETYSLKTRIGRIVAEEEKKLIREVLNKTNWNRRRAADLLEISYRSLLYKIKDYDLNAIK; translated from the coding sequence GTGAAAATCCTCGTAATCGACGATGATCCCAAGGTCTCCTGGATCTTGAGTGAAGGTTTATCCAATAAGTATGAGTTCGTCTCCGCTCGCGACGGGATGGAGGGAATTCAGATGGTATCCACTGAGAAGCCGGATTTGATTCTTCTGGATATCAAGATGCCGGGGATGAGTGGCCTGGAGGTACTCGAGCGGCTCAACAAAGCGGAGAGCCGCCCGGATGTCATTATGGTGTCCGGACATGGTGATACGCAGTATGTCGTCGATTCGATCAAACTGGGCGCGGCGGAGTTCATCAATAAGCCGTTCGATGTGCAGGAGATCGAGATCCATATCAATGGCGTCCTCGAACGGTGCAGTCTGAAAAAAGAGGTCCGAGAATTACGCACCGAACTGGAATCGCGAGCCGATGCCTACAGCGGTTTCGTGGGCGATTCGCAGCCGATGCTCAAGGTGAAGCAAATTATCGAACAGGTGGCTGATTCCGAGCTGACCGTTTTGATCCGAGGCGAGTCCGGAACCGGTAAGGAGATCGCTGCGCGTTCGTTGCACCAGCTTTCCAGTCGTTCCAGTCGACCGTTCGTCAAGGTCAACTGTGCGGCGATTCCGCGCGATTTACTCGAAGCGGAGTTGTTCGGTTATGAAAAAGGCGCTTTTACCGGAGCCCATAAGACCAAGCAGGGTCGATTCGAAGTGGCCGATAAGGGGACGATTTTCCTCGATGAAATCGGCGACATGCCGATGGAACTCCAGTCCAAACTGCTCCAGGTGTTGGAACAACAGGAATTCGTTCGGGTCGGCGGTATTCAGAATATCCATGTCGATGTCCGGATTATCTGTGCCACCAACCGCAATCTGGAAGTCGGTATTCAGCAGCAATCGTTCCGCGACGACCTTTTTTATCGTTTGAATGAAATCACCTTGTTGTTGCCGCCTTTGCGCAATCGCGTGGATGATATTCCGCTATTGGTTAACTACTTCCTGACAAAATACAACGAGCTGTATTCCAAGGATTTCACCCGTCTGGGCGATGCCGTCACGGCACAGCTAAGAGGCTTCAACTGGCCCGGCAACGTCCGCCAGCTCGAGAATATGATCAAGCAGGTAGTGGTGCGTGGGGACGAGTCAATTATTGGCGATCTGATCGCATCGGCCGGCAAGCAACCGCTGCCTGACCTAAACACGATGCATCAGCAGATCGCTGTGACTGGAATAGAAGATCCTTCTATGGATGTCGGATCTGCGGCAGAAGAAACCTATTCGCTCAAAACAAGGATAGGTCGGATCGTTGCCGAAGAAGAGAAAAAGCTGATCCGCGAGGTTCTCAATAAAACCAACTGGAATCGTCGCAGAGCCGCCGACCTTCTGGAAATCAGCTATCGATCTTTGCTTTATAAAATCAAAGATTACGATCTTAATGCTATTAAATAG
- the accD gene encoding acetyl-CoA carboxylase, carboxyltransferase subunit beta produces the protein MEWFRKTKSGIESTEKKNIPEGLWTKCSSCGEIVYSKKMEQLLWVCPNCNFHFRIASRKYISLLLDDGQLEEYDQKLTSKDPLKFKDSKRYPDRIRAAQIKSGNKEGVIAGMGKVDGKTVSFAIMDFSFIGGSMGSVVGEKIARAIERAIDREVPLIIVSCSGGARMQEGILSLMQMAKTSALLAVLAEKKIPYISILTNPTTAGVMASFASLGDVIIAEPKALLGFAGPRVIKQTIGQDLPEGFQLSEFFQDKGFLDKIVQRQDLRSTVVKFLRYMWRKAG, from the coding sequence ATGGAATGGTTCAGAAAAACTAAATCAGGGATCGAGTCCACAGAGAAAAAGAATATCCCCGAAGGATTATGGACGAAATGTTCTTCCTGCGGGGAAATTGTCTATAGCAAGAAAATGGAGCAGTTGCTTTGGGTTTGTCCCAATTGCAATTTCCATTTCCGAATTGCCAGCCGCAAATATATCAGTCTGCTTCTGGACGACGGTCAACTCGAAGAATACGATCAGAAGCTGACCTCAAAGGATCCGCTCAAGTTCAAGGACTCCAAGCGGTATCCTGATCGGATCCGGGCGGCTCAGATCAAATCCGGTAATAAAGAGGGCGTGATCGCCGGGATGGGGAAGGTAGACGGCAAAACCGTCTCGTTCGCCATCATGGATTTCTCCTTTATCGGCGGCTCGATGGGCTCGGTGGTCGGTGAGAAAATTGCCCGGGCAATCGAGCGGGCCATTGACCGTGAGGTGCCTTTGATCATCGTCTCATGCAGCGGCGGGGCCCGCATGCAGGAGGGGATTCTTTCGCTGATGCAAATGGCTAAAACATCGGCGTTGCTGGCGGTGCTGGCCGAAAAGAAGATACCGTATATTTCGATCCTGACTAATCCGACGACGGCCGGGGTAATGGCCTCTTTTGCCTCGCTGGGAGATGTGATCATCGCCGAACCGAAAGCATTGTTGGGTTTTGCCGGGCCGCGTGTGATCAAGCAGACGATCGGTCAGGACCTGCCCGAGGGATTCCAGTTGTCGGAGTTTTTCCAGGATAAGGGTTTTCTGGATAAAATCGTCCAGCGTCAGGATCTTCGCTCGACTGTCGTCAAGTTCCTCCGCTACATGTGGAGAAAGGCGGGGTGA
- a CDS encoding folylpolyglutamate synthase/dihydrofolate synthase family protein, with translation MKHNYVSAERFILSREFFGMKLGLENIGQFLRDIGTPQDRFKSIHIGGTNGKGSTATMLASVFEAAGYKTGLFTSPHLVTLRERIRVNGEMISKRSVTAFIERHRRELTRRKISYFELVTAMAFDYFARQNVEIAVIEVGLGGRLDATNVLNPLLTITTDVDFDHTEILGNTITKIAWEKAGIVKPGVPHLTGLLRPEAKRTIHAVCKERKAPYFALSRRDYRPRDDRFDFEALGLKLKGIHPGLIGPHQIQNGALVVKALAILRRNGIKIPVHAVKDGFNRAFMGGRFQLLNYRRWPLHILDVGHNAGGIAALVRAFRNRFGARKAHVLTGFVRLKAHQQMIDSLKEIALSFSLVPLQTSRSIDMRELIKTIDFGPIPYKRYGSLWTAHRHLLKSCDPDDIILVVGSHYLVGEFLGKIRT, from the coding sequence GTGAAACACAACTACGTTTCGGCCGAACGATTCATCCTGTCGCGAGAATTTTTCGGTATGAAACTGGGGCTGGAGAATATCGGTCAATTTCTCCGCGACATCGGCACGCCCCAGGACAGATTCAAATCGATTCATATCGGCGGGACCAACGGCAAAGGCTCCACGGCGACGATGCTCGCCTCGGTTTTTGAGGCCGCCGGATATAAAACCGGACTGTTCACATCGCCGCATTTAGTTACTCTGCGAGAAAGAATACGTGTCAACGGCGAGATGATCTCCAAGCGTTCCGTGACGGCTTTTATCGAACGGCACCGGCGGGAGTTGACTCGTCGCAAGATATCGTATTTCGAATTGGTGACGGCGATGGCGTTTGACTATTTCGCTCGCCAAAACGTAGAAATCGCGGTTATCGAAGTGGGTCTGGGCGGTCGCCTCGATGCCACCAACGTACTGAATCCGCTGCTGACAATCACCACCGATGTGGATTTCGACCATACCGAAATTCTCGGCAACACCATCACCAAAATCGCCTGGGAAAAAGCCGGCATCGTAAAACCGGGAGTGCCGCATTTGACAGGTCTTCTCCGACCGGAGGCGAAGCGGACTATCCACGCGGTTTGTAAAGAGAGAAAAGCACCTTATTTCGCGTTGAGTCGGAGAGATTACCGGCCCCGGGACGATCGCTTTGATTTCGAAGCACTGGGTTTGAAGTTGAAGGGGATCCACCCCGGTCTGATCGGACCACACCAGATACAGAATGGCGCTTTGGTTGTCAAAGCGCTTGCGATTTTACGGAGGAACGGAATTAAAATTCCGGTGCATGCCGTTAAGGATGGTTTTAATAGAGCATTCATGGGGGGACGTTTTCAGCTTCTGAATTATCGGAGATGGCCGTTGCACATCCTTGACGTAGGGCACAACGCCGGCGGCATAGCCGCGTTGGTAAGGGCTTTTCGTAATCGTTTCGGTGCTAGAAAAGCTCATGTTCTGACCGGATTCGTTCGTCTCAAGGCGCATCAGCAAATGATAGACAGCCTTAAGGAAATAGCTCTCTCATTTTCATTGGTACCGCTTCAGACCAGCCGGTCGATCGATATGCGCGAGTTGATAAAGACTATCGACTTCGGTCCGATCCCGTACAAAAGGTATGGGTCATTGTGGACCGCTCATCGACATCTCTTGAAATCCTGCGATCCTGACGATATAATCCTTGTGGTTGGTTCACATTATTTGGTTGGAGAATTCTTAGGAAAGATTCGGACCTGA
- a CDS encoding ATP-binding protein yields the protein MARKSADRSKVGEYPKNNKVSPAMPGKASTDTEIIAELQERVTSLTATNRQLKRKIFDLYTIFEISRNFNSVLDYKTLLDTFILTSLAQVGASKAAIFLPQEGHRDRLSMTERRGSGEFPDRRRFFVLGSRLLDYLTRLNRPIATEEIVLKMARKGERHILEKFHPGLIVPLVFQSRLSGVFTISDKLSGRDFEMEDIEFLSVLGSQISVAIENTRLYEAERQATHQLRSAQEQLLTTERLAALGEMSAKVAHEINNPLGIIKNYLQLIRRTVGRNVEAVNYADVVGEEIDRIAGIVRELLDFHRPRGLEFKPTDLAALVTSVLKLMERQIKSRSIEVTRTFPQDCPMVKASPEGLKQVFINIIINACDAMPDGGRLGVEIKAEGKRVELMFCDTGPGIEPEMIPRIFEPFFTTKDPGKGTGLGLSVCYGIIKKHGGSIRYENTSQGGCFTIELPLGGL from the coding sequence ATGGCACGGAAATCCGCAGATCGGTCGAAAGTCGGCGAGTACCCGAAGAACAACAAGGTATCGCCCGCAATGCCGGGTAAGGCCTCGACCGACACGGAAATAATCGCCGAACTGCAGGAACGGGTGACCAGCCTGACGGCCACCAACCGTCAGCTCAAACGCAAGATATTCGATCTCTATACCATCTTCGAAATCAGCCGCAATTTCAATTCGGTTCTGGATTACAAGACTCTGCTGGATACGTTTATTCTGACTTCATTGGCTCAGGTGGGAGCTTCCAAAGCGGCGATATTTCTGCCGCAGGAGGGGCATCGGGATCGTCTATCCATGACCGAACGTCGCGGTTCGGGTGAATTTCCCGACCGCCGTCGCTTTTTCGTGTTGGGATCGCGGCTGCTGGATTATCTGACTCGACTGAATCGACCGATAGCCACCGAGGAGATCGTGCTCAAAATGGCGCGCAAAGGGGAACGGCACATTCTGGAGAAATTCCACCCCGGTCTGATCGTACCGCTGGTGTTTCAATCGCGGCTTTCCGGTGTTTTTACCATATCCGACAAACTCTCGGGGCGTGATTTTGAGATGGAGGATATCGAGTTTCTTTCGGTCCTGGGCAGTCAGATATCGGTAGCAATAGAAAATACCCGATTGTATGAGGCGGAGCGTCAGGCTACCCATCAATTACGTTCAGCCCAGGAACAACTCCTGACGACTGAACGGCTGGCGGCGCTGGGGGAGATGTCCGCCAAGGTGGCGCACGAGATCAACAATCCGCTGGGGATCATCAAGAATTATTTGCAGTTGATTCGTCGCACGGTGGGACGCAATGTCGAGGCGGTCAACTATGCCGATGTCGTTGGGGAAGAAATCGACCGCATTGCGGGAATCGTGCGCGAACTGCTGGATTTCCATCGCCCGCGCGGCCTCGAATTCAAACCGACCGATCTCGCAGCGCTGGTGACTTCGGTACTGAAGTTAATGGAGCGACAGATCAAATCGCGGTCGATTGAGGTTACCAGAACTTTCCCTCAGGATTGCCCGATGGTCAAAGCCTCTCCCGAGGGATTGAAGCAGGTATTCATTAATATAATAATCAATGCATGCGATGCTATGCCTGACGGAGGGCGGTTAGGGGTAGAAATAAAGGCCGAGGGCAAACGGGTAGAGCTGATGTTTTGCGATACCGGGCCCGGGATCGAGCCGGAGATGATTCCGAGGATATTCGAGCCGTTTTTTACGACCAAAGACCCCGGAAAAGGAACCGGATTGGGATTGAGTGTCTGTTACGGCATAATTAAAAAGCACGGTGGGTCGATAAGATATGAAAACACCAGTCAGGGAGGCTGTTTTACGATAGAGTTGCCGCTTGGCGGTTTATGA
- the tsaE gene encoding tRNA (adenosine(37)-N6)-threonylcarbamoyltransferase complex ATPase subunit type 1 TsaE has product MSSILEVVSHSEEETLGLARKLVPAFRPGDVIVLEGSLGTGKTVFVRGLALALDLDVDKVNSPSYTLVNEYPGRRPLYHFDLYRMQDTSELIEIGWDDYLQREGLIAVEWGMRAAECLPESYYLVELEIISESERRITIKAVEP; this is encoded by the coding sequence TTGAGCAGCATCCTCGAAGTTGTTTCACACTCTGAAGAAGAGACTCTCGGCCTAGCCCGTAAACTGGTTCCGGCTTTTCGTCCCGGTGATGTTATCGTGCTGGAAGGGTCGTTGGGAACCGGCAAAACGGTTTTCGTGCGCGGTCTGGCGCTGGCGCTGGATCTGGATGTTGACAAAGTCAATTCACCTTCGTACACCCTGGTCAATGAATATCCGGGCCGACGACCGCTTTATCATTTTGATTTGTATCGAATGCAGGATACCTCGGAGTTGATCGAGATTGGCTGGGATGATTATCTCCAACGGGAAGGATTGATTGCCGTGGAATGGGGTATGCGAGCGGCGGAGTGTTTGCCGGAATCCTATTACCTCGTTGAACTCGAGATAATCAGCGAAAGTGAGCGGCGTATTACGATCAAGGCGGTGGAACCATGA